TGAAATTTTCGATGACTTATGAAATGACCCAAAGATCGCTCAGGTCGAAGAATTCTTACCcgtggcagtgttgccagcaaccAGCATATACGGACGTGATTCTATGTTATCAAAAATCCGAAAGATTGCCTGCACGTTCTCTACCTTATACCACTCTCGGCCCTCCGAAAACAGCAAGTGGATATCGTTCGCTTCCTCACACTGGGCAGCCATCGAGCACTTGCCGATGCAGGGTTTTCCGTTTTGACTTTTTGGGCAAATCCTGGGAACGTCCTCTATATCCTGACACAGATCCAGCAGTTTCGGATCTGCGTCAACCGCTAGCGATTTGAATGCATCTAGTATCGGTCGATAGCCGGTACAGCGACAGATATTGCCACCGAACGAATTCTCAACCTCCTCCATTGTAATCTTTCCCTTCTTCGCTTCCAGCAAGCTGTACATGTTCATGACCATGCCGGGTGAACAGAATCCACACTGGGTCCCGTTGAAGTGTGCCAGACGTTTTTGGGCAGCATGATACCCGTCCAGCTTGTTGCCGATGCCCTCGATCGTAACGATATCCAATCCATTGCAGGAGAACAGTGGAAATAGACACTGAAAGACGAAAATAGACTATAGAGTAAGTAGCAAGTCTATGGGATGTGTGATCGTTCGATCATACCGAGTTCACCGCACGTGATATGATATCCTTCGTAACGGGATGCTGGCTGCTAACGTTGACGATGCATGCACCACAGCCGCCCTCGCGACACATGAATTTGGTACCTTTAAGCTGTGCATGGTAGCGCAGATAAGTTCCGAGCGAGGTATCGATCGGGACGGTTGCGCTGTTCGCTATTGGGAGAGGGAAGtagaaaagcgaaaaatagaaacataatAGCACATTATTTAGGCACCTGTACAGATACAGCGAGGTTGCTGATAAAGGTAGAAGGCGATTGCACGTTGCCTGACGGCTGTATCTATCGCGAGAGCTCCCAATTATTGACCTGCCACTCCTATCAACACCCGAAGGGTCTAGATGGCAATTTATCATTGATACTAGTGGCAAGACCTATCCTCATCGAGGCGTTCGATCGCACGGGACGATAAGATTTGCGACTGGCTTTGCGCACCTTTATGCACCTTCCCATTGATGGTGAACACTATTTGCATGATTGTTTTGTCGACGGCGCGTTGCGATGTTACACAAATGGTTGCAAACTGTTTACCAGGTTGTACACCAGCGGGCACGATCTTACCGCGTACGCGCGAATCGCGAGTTAACGAGAGACTAAAGTCGCAACTTCTCACcagttggttgttttgttggggGTTTTTATAGACCCCGAATCGAATGCTCCTCTTATCACCTTCGTCTGTTTTTGTGACGACGCCCGGTGACGACGACGAGAGTTTCACGTGTTTGTGGTGCGTGAGAGAGCGAATGCTCGTGCGCGCGCCGTCTAGTATGATGGTATTGGTACGATCGACGGCATTCGTTCCACgtgaacaaaatttaaatcatcaCCGGTTGGGGGTTTCTGGTCGCTATTAGTCCTGCGCCTGAACCGGTTCAAGTGTTGATGAATTGATACTTGGCAAATTTGGCAACACAATTGAGAGGGTGTAAGGTCGCGTCGAGCGCCAAACGGAGTTTGATGTATGGGTAGATGCGTGGGAATGGAGCTGGTGAgtatgatttaattttgaacCTGATACAAGCGTTTATCAACAGAAATACTGCTTAACCCCGGTATCTATTCCCAAGaagataaaatttatttattttttctttcattacgCTTCTTATCAAACACTGTTTGGGTTATGTTACATTACCATGATTTCTCCGATGTTTTTTTAGACAAAAGCGAATAGTCCTTCGCGATTATTTCATTGTAGATCTAAGCTCACGACGATTACGGTATTAAAAATGCTctcgaaaagtgaaaaaaaacttttaatttgttaagATCAGTATGaattagtgttgggtgaatctgattcataTTCTTGAAACTTAATGAATGATTCTGAATCTCCATAAATAGATCCAACTACTATTCCGCGTCCAAGCAGTGGCAGTGGCATAAGCCGCCACTGCTCATGAACCGTTTGAGAGTCgtttcctgatttgaatgacttctcACTAAAAGTTCATATGAATGGCTCTtctctaaagattcattcagcgCATCACTAATAAGAAGCTTACGTTATCTTAAGCTTACGTTATCTTAAGGCAGAGATCTAAATAGTCTCATACAATGTAACCCCAAAACTGTTCTTATATTACATTCTTTCATGACACAAACGATACGATTGGGCAGTCGGTCActaattgttttaaacaaatgctttattgtacattttataGGTTATTGATTCTGCACACCTATCCCAGTTTTCCAATATATTTCAATATAagtattacattttatttaaaaaaacaaaaaaaatatgatagaCTTGTAAGGAGCCATAAGATTCCCTGTATGAAACCATGTTTGAGGAGCCTCAGTGCAAATTATTCCGCACGTTTAAAGTCTTATTTGCTTGAACAAATTGAACGACTAATTCAACAAATACTGTTCTACAGAGTTGCCCGACGCCAGATATACCTGATCCGGTGTAGATGGAGCCCCGAGCTGAACCCATTCGTTCGGCAAACCCGCATCGGTACGTGCTGCTCGGACTGCATTACGCAGGGCGCACAGTACCGACACGGTCATGTTCATGGCCGGTTCACCAGTTGCCTTGGAGCGTAGGACTCCAGTCGCATTGGAGCTCTTTTGCAGGAAGCGCACCCGGAAATCAATCGGAATGTCTTTCGCTCCCGGCGGTTTGTACGTCCAGGTACGGTTCGTCATCAATGCACCCGTTTGTGGATCGTAGATCAGCGCCTCGGTCAAATAGTAACCAACGCCCATAATGAATGCGCCCTCAACCTGACCAATATCAATACCGGGGCTCAAGCTTTCACCGGTATCCTCCAGGATATCAACACGGCGCAGCTGTACGTTGCCGGTCAGCACATCGATTTCTACCTCTGTGCAGGTCAAACCCCAGATGATGTAGGGTTGCAGATCCGCCGCCTTGTACATGTATGTCGCACAAAGGTCCACATTCTTGTAGTAGCTGTTCTCCACGATCGTTTCCCAAGAAGCGTCCTTCATCTCTTCGCGGACCGGTTTCATGCGCTCCAGCAAAATCTCACACGCCTTCTTCACGGCCTGCGAAGCAGAATTACAAAATAAGCATTCGTAAGTTTTGTGATTAGATTTGAAGCGCAGCACTATTCAACTCACAAACGACACTGTCTCGCTGGTCATACTTCCGCCGGTACAGATAGAGTTCGGCGACGTCATGTTGGCCGATGGTTTAATGCTAATCTTTTCCATCGGGATCCCCAACACGTAGGCCGCGACCTGGGCGACCTTCGTATTCATACCCTGACCCATTTCGATGCCACCGTGTGTGATGACTACGGTACCGTCCGTGTGGTAGATCGACACAAGCGCGTGGATCGTTCCGAAGTAGCCTAATGGGTAGCGCATCGGTGTGATGGCAATGCCGCGCTTCTTCCAGCGGTTCTCACGATTAAACTGCTCGATTTCCTTCTTGCGCGTATCATACTCGACATCGGCCCGGAATTGAGGCATCAGCTCATACATCTTCAAATCCTTCGGCATGTTGGCCATACGCACGTCAAGAGGATCAAGCCCAGTCGCGTGAGCGACATGCTCCATGATGGTTTCCACCATGGCGATACCCTCCGTTGTACCAGGAGCGCGACACCAGGTGTTACTAGCAGAGTCCGTAATCGCACCCTTGGCGACCGTTTTCCAAGCCTTGTTGTCGTAGCAGTTATTGAAGAACTCCGCACAGTGACCCATAGACTCGTTCAGCGATGATCCAAAGTCGTGCACGTATTCGTTGAACAGCTTCGTaatttttccatccttttcCACATCCACCTCATAGTTGGAGACGACACCGTAACGCTTGCCAATGGCTTCCATGTTAGCCTCGAGCGTCATTACAAGCCGCACGGGACGTTGCGTCTTGTGGGCTGCTAGAGCTGCCGCACAAGCAATCAGAGTGGCCCTGGTGCCTTTACATCCATAACCTCCTCCCAGGCGACGCACGTATAAATTGAGACTGTTCTCGGGCACGTTCAGCAGCTTGGAGATGGCGATTTGCGTGAAATCGATCCACTGCGTGGCCGAGTAAACGTCCATACCGTCCTCGATCGGAATGCAAACAGCAGTTTGGGTCTCCATGGTGTAATGATACTGACCACCGATTTCAAAGCATCCCTTCACCTTGATCGCACCCTTGGGCGCAGCCTCAAACTCTTCGCCCAACGTGCTGTACGGCATGTCGTTCACCCGATCGGTAGCCTTAGCACGGAGCACATCTTTCACGGTAGGATAGCGTGCCGAGCCCGTCTTTTCGTACTGCACCTTTACGAGCTTGCTAGCGCGATTGGCCAGATTGAAGGTTTCAGCGACCACAAGCCCAACCGGCTGCCCATGATAGATAAGCTTCTCACTGCAGAAGATTTCCTCATCGTGTGGGCCCATGAATCCTTTGAAGTACATAAAATTATTTGCTCCCGGGATATCCTTCGCCGAGTAGAACGCAACAACTCCTGGCAGTTTCTAGAAGCGTTAGATGAATGAGTTAATTGAAGGAATAAATGAAGCGAAAGTGAGCTGAAATTTCTCAAACCTACCAACGCTTCCGACGCATCAATGTTGATAATCTTCGTCTGTGACTCCGTTCCCAGCACGAATGCCGCGTACAGTTCGTTCGGGAACGCTGGCAAATCGTTTGAATACTTAGCCTCTCCCGAAGTTTGCAGCAAGCCTTCAATTTTAGGAATGTTCTTCGTAAGCGGCCAATTCTCCTTGATTGTGTCGAACGATTGTGTGCCAGACGACAGGGGACGGTCGAGAACTAATCCACcagatttatattcatttttaACGGATACCTTTAGTTCCGGTGCAATGTTAAGCGCAAACTTGTAGAACAACGAAAGGGCCAAATTTTTTCGATACTCTGGAACAGCGTCAGGCAGCACATGGTCGGGATTCAGTTCACTTGCCAAGATCTTCAGGGCTCCTTGAATAGCTTCATTGGTTAGGAGGTTCTTTCCCTTGAGGAACTCTTCCGTTTTCAAAGCATGCGTAAATTGGGGATCGATTCCACCGAAGCAAATGTTGCTCGATACGATATTCGATCCGTCCAACTTGATCAGGAAAGCACCGTTAACGTAGGCGTGTGCATTCTGGGCACGGGGCATGATCTTGAACGAACGGTAGACGTAGATGGATGGGTCCAGCGGAGGAAGAATAACGTTAAGGAGCAGCTTTTTCTTCATATTCAGCGTAACGAACTCGGAAGGTCGCACAGTCTTTGTTTTGCCCTGGGACTCCACTGAAATAGGATGAAGGATCCATTAGAAGCAATGAAGGTATGATATTCTAGCCCACTGAGAATACTTACGAATGGTCAACGTTGCGTCAGCAGCCTCCAAGATAAGATACAGATCGGAGGGGAACTCGTGATGTTGGTTTTTGATGCTAAGATTACCAGCGATTGTTCCAGTGTTGCGAACAGGCACGTTGGCAATCAAATCGATATGTTGGACCAAGTGTTCGAGGTAGGagaagttgttgttttgcttcgcagCAAAAGACAACAGGTTCATCAGCTCGGTCAGGGAGGTTCCAGCTCCCACGGTTATGGTGCTTCCTACTGAGCTAGCTCGCAGCTCTTGTACCGCATTGGTGTCGATAAAGACTTGGATCGCATCACTACGACGGTACACACCATGGGCAGTATTGCCACCAATGAGCGTGTAGGGCTTTTCTCCAATGCTCTCGAAGATGGCAAAGATATCACTTACATTGTAAACCTTATGCCACTCCCTCTGCTCATCGAAGTTCAGATGTAGTCCCTTGTTGGGGTTGATTTTTCCAGCCGCGGCACACTTGCCAGCACAGGCCGATCCGGTCTTGGGACAAATCTTGGTAAGATCCTCAATGTCCTGGCACTTCTCCTTGATTTTTGGGTCGGCATCGACGGCCAGGGCTTTGAAAGCGTCCAGGATGGGTCGATAACCAGTACAGCGGCAAATGTTGCCTCCGAACGAGTTTTCGATCTCCTCCATGGTGACCTTCCCTTTCTTAGTCTCCAGCAAGCTGTACATGTTCATGACCATGCCGGGAGAGCAGTATCCACACTGGGTACCGTTGAAGTGAGCCAGCAACTTTTGGGTAGCGTGATAGCCGCGCTGCTTGTCACCGATTCCCTCGACCGTAGTAATGTCCATGCCATGACATGCGAGCACAGGAAATAGGCACTAGCAGtgagaaattttgaaattggTTAGCAGGGGTTTCCGAGGCTAAACATACTGCGAAGAGCCTTACTGAGTTAACAGCATACGAGAAGATCTCTCCAGAGACCGGATGAACGCCGCTGAGGTTAACCACGCAAGCACCACAGCCTCCCTCGAGACACATAAACTTGGTACCACTCAGATGGGCATGGTTCCGGATGAAGGTGTTCAAAGAGGTATCAACCGGTACGCTCTTTGAGTTAACTGCAAAACGAATTATCGATTATTCACAAACCACCGAGGCcgcaaaatcgatcgattacGAAATAGCTAATGACATCGCTTTATCATGTCTAATATTTTCTTTACGCGAGATGACATATTCTTATCGAAAGTTTGTTAGTAtgtttgtacgttttttttctggtggcACGATACTCACTGTGATAAGGTTTCGCATTGATAGAGAAAATGACCTCCATGATAGGGCAGATTTTTTACACCGCAATAAGTGCTTTTCACGTAATATGTATGTATAGAATTACACAACACTGCGCAAAAATCACTCAAACGAAAAATTGCTTCAGTTGCAACTGTCACGAAACCGTTAAATCTTGGTGACAATTGAACACGCTACTTGCAAACGGGTTGCTAGATCTGTCTGGAACACTGGTGAAGGATTCACGGAGCACAACGATACGCTCACTACGACTGATCGTCAGCGAGTGAGCAGTGTCCGCCCCGATTGTACCGATTTGTTAGAAGAAATCGCGATAAACGCACGCGACACTTATCGGTCTAGGTCTATTGCGAAAATGTGCCCCGTCACCTTGGTCAATTGTTACAGCCAGCGGTGGGTGTGTGAGTCTCCATATGATCTCACTCAACACGGCGAATGTTTGGGGCAATTCTTGTCTGCTACTGAATGGATCAGAATTTGTCGGTGAGTAATGAAATCTCGCTATTGTGGGACTATTGCTGTAAATGGTGTTGTGTAATCGAGAATAGCACTGGGATCATCAACACATCGAAAGCTGCCCATTTGAAGTAGTAGAATATAGTAGATCGCAGTAGATGATTACATCGGCACTATTCCGTTGTTTGTTGTGCCATTGAGATCAAGTGCACCAAACATGTTAAACACACAGCGGTATAACGTATAATTTGAACAGTACTCGAAAGGGTTGTGTGGTTGGAACAAAGTTATGTTTTCATTACTTTAAAAAAGATATAACTTCATTTGTTTACTGAACGTTGTTTCAGATAACTCAAAAAaggtacaatattttttttttgaaattaaaacatacccCAAAGATGATTCGCTTAAATGACCCTTTTTTCAGTCTGTATCTATCCCACACCTAATCACCGCACATGGtaatcaagaagaaaaaagcacacattcCTCCTTTTGCATCACATTTGCTGTGTCACGCGCAGGTTTGATTGTTATTCCGGCACTCACCATTGTACGTCTTTCCGTTGATCGTGAAGGTGATCTCCAGCAGCACCATCGTAGAATTTGCACCAGCGCGCAGTCTTTACACAATTTagaattgaatgaatgaaacaatatttccAACAGCTGGACGCTCTCAAAATTTCGGTCActcttttcgtttgctttccgGCACGACAACTAACGCGTGGACCAAGGTCGTAGTCGCTGATTTTGGGTTCAGGCAgtgcttgaaaaaaaaaaatggggtgAGCGACTcaagaacaacacaaaaaatgccGGCTTCTTCAAAAatctttcgtttgtttattgtgtgGCATTGGAAAGAGGGGTTTCTTGCGCATGATCTAATGTTTAGATCTTAGTTTAGATTCGCGTTTGGAGGGGGGCATGTTCATCGTATAGCGCGCGAAATGTAAAACATGCTCGCACCATTACTCGCGCATGCTTTCAGCGAGCGGGGCCGATGGTGTTGGCTCCATCATCAGCTCGACAATACAACTACCACACACGCAATCCCGCGATGGCGTGCCGGCAAAACGACTAGCTCGCCGGCATAGACGGTGACGGAAATAGGCGAATGTGTGCGTTAATGTGGGGTGAACGTTGATTAGATACGCATGTTCAATTTGGCTAGCATCTATTTTTGGTGTGACGTAATACAGTAACGGACAAACAGTAACACACTAGTGGGAattcagtttttttgtgttagaAAATAGTCGTTTAGCAGAATagcttgaatgttttatttccatgaAACATTCATTAATATGTAGAAgaatatattatatttttatctatCAAAATCTTCTGCGTACATTGCACTTTGTCGGAAATGTGTCGTGTTGCCCAGACAtgaacttcttcttcttcttcttgttcacATGTGATCAGCATCGACTGATAATAGACACCATGTGCGAATAACAGTGTGAATAGGAGCAAAAAACATCTGATTAGATGATGTTTTGTAGCGGATTGTGTATTGTTGTGTCACTGATAATAATTATCCATGGTGCCTGTAACGCGTTTAGTCTTACAGACAGATTGTCAATATATAATTTATCATCATTGTTAAAAATGCTGTTCACTAACAATCGTTAAgtacaaattaatttcttttttttaacctaGATAggtttgttaatttgttttatatgtcttttatatttaattcaGGTTGTACTGCTCGAAAGTGTTTGATGCTTTGAGGAATATTTGCTCTGGAGTTGAAGCCGATCCAAGCGAAATCCAATCATCCGGACGTCCGGCATCCTTTTGTGCCGATCGTAGGGCATATCTCAgcgcaaacacaacaaccacacTCATAGACATGGCTGGTTCCCCGGTTGCCTTCGATCGTAGCACTCCGGCCCGATTGTCACCGGTCTGTATCAGCTGAATGCGGAAATCGACCGGGATGTCCTTCGCTCCTGGAGGCTTGTAGTTCCAGGAGCGGTTCGTCAGCAGTGCACCGTTGGTCATGTCGTAGACCAGCGACTCCGTTAACCAGTATCCGATTCCCATCACAAACGCTCCCTCGATCTGGCCAACATCGATTCCCGGGCTAAGGCTCTCACCGGTATCCTCGAGAATATCGACGCGGGTAAGTTGAACGGCACCAGTGAGGACATCAACCTCGATCTCAGCACAACCCAACCCCCAGATGCTGTAGGGTTTCAGATCAGCCTTCTTGTATTGATAGAGAACGCTCAGATCAATGTCTCGGGAGTAGCAGGTTTGGGTCACCTTTTCCCAAGGGGCGTTTTTAAGCTCGTCCTTGATGGGTTTTAGTCGGGTGTTGAGAATTTCGCATGCCTTTATCACGGCCTAGAGAAACGAATGAATTTAGTAAAGATAAAAGAATAACTCATATCAACTTACATAGCA
This Anopheles marshallii chromosome 3, idAnoMarsDA_429_01, whole genome shotgun sequence DNA region includes the following protein-coding sequences:
- the LOC128713153 gene encoding uncharacterized protein LOC128713153, whose amino-acid sequence is MCLEGGCGACVVNLSGVHPVSGEIFSYAVNSCLFPVLACHGMDITTVEGIGDKQRGYHATQKLLAHFNGTQCGYCSPGMVMNMYSLLETKKGKVTMEEIENSFGGNICRCTGYRPILDAFKALAVDADPKIKEKCQDIEDLTKICPKTGSACAGKCAAAGKINPNKGLHLNFDEQREWHKVYNVSDIFAIFESIGEKPYTLIGGNTAHGVYRRSDAIQVFIDTNAVQELRASSVGSTITVGAGTSLTELMNLLSFAAKQNNNFSYLEHLVQHIDLIANVPVRNTGTIAGNLSIKNQHHEFPSDLYLILEAADATLTILESQGKTKTVRPSEFVTLNMKKKLLLNVILPPLDPSIYVYRSFKIMPRAQNAHAYVNGAFLIKLDGSNIVSSNICFGGIDPQFTHALKTEEFLKGKNLLTNEAIQGALKILASELNPDHVLPDAVPEYRKNLALSLFYKFALNIAPELKVSVKNEYKSGGLVLDRPLSSGTQSFDTIKENWPLTKNIPKIEGLLQTSGEAKYSNDLPAFPNELYAAFVLGTESQTKIINIDASEALKLPGVVAFYSAKDIPGANNFMYFKGFMGPHDEEIFCSEKLIYHGQPVGLVVAETFNLANRASKLVKVQYEKTGSARYPTVKDVLRAKATDRVNDMPYSTLGEEFEAAPKGAIKVKGCFEIGGQYHYTMETQTAVCIPIEDGMDVYSATQWIDFTQIAISKLLNVPENSLNLYVRRLGGGYGCKGTRATLIACAAALAAHKTQRPVRLVMTLEANMEAIGKRYGVVSNYEVDVEKDGKITKLFNEYVHDFGSSLNESMGHCAEFFNNCYDNKAWKTVAKGAITDSASNTWCRAPGTTEGIAMVETIMEHVAHATGLDPLDVRMANMPKDLKMYELMPQFRADVEYDTRKKEIEQFNRENRWKKRGIAITPMRYPLGYFGTIHALVSIYHTDGTVVITHGGIEMGQGMNTKVAQVAAYVLGIPMEKISIKPSANMTSPNSICTGGSMTSETVSFAVKKACEILLERMKPVREEMKDASWETIVENSYYKNVDLCATYMYKAADLQPYIIWGLTCTEVEIDVLTGNVQLRRVDILEDTGESLSPGIDIGQVEGAFIMGVGYYLTEALIYDPQTGALMTNRTWTYKPPGAKDIPIDFRVRFLQKSSNATGVLRSKATGEPAMNMTVSVLCALRNAVRAARTDAGLPNEWVQLGAPSTPDQVYLASGNSVEHCDFSLSLTRDSRVRGKIVPAGVQPGKQFATICVTSQRAVDKTIMQIVFTINGKVHKANSATVPIDTSLGTYLRYHAQLKGTKFMCREGGCGACIVNVSSQHPVTKDIISRAVNSCLFPLFSCNGLDIVTIEGIGNKLDGYHAAQKRLAHFNGTQCGFCSPGMVMNMYSLLEAKKGKITMEEVENSFGGNICRCTGYRPILDAFKSLAVDADPKLLDLCQDIEDVPRICPKSQNGKPCIGKCSMAAQCEEANDIHLLFSEGREWYKVENVQAIFRIFDNIESRPYMLVAGNTATGVYRRPDNLDVFIDITSVADLRVNYFNDALIIGANVTLTELMAILDEATATNGYEYCREMVKHLDLIANVPVRNAGTIAGNLSIKHQYRDFPSDVYLLLEGVGARLTIATSTTSTKVVTVEEYLSMNMSKRIILNILLYPLDPKQYSLRTYKVMPRAQNAHAYVNAVFLLQFQDTGLLRTASICYGGINPGFTHAIQVESFLVGKAIFQDTVLRETLELLNNTISPNHVLPDATPEYRKHLAMTLFYRAILSIAEDRGVQLNALYSSGSQLSKRMLSRGEQTYDTIQENWPVTKHMPKVEGLSQTAGEVDYTDDIPNLPGQLFGAFVLATKPRTNILRIDPTEALARTGVVAFYSAQDIPGTNNFMPVELDNKEVEEIFCSDRVLYHGQPVGIILAETYDEAYRAAKLVKVEYGPPDGQPILPTVKDVIKAGRTERIHLSDEVQVGERYDAGRGSIRLEGSFDLPSQFHLSMESQQCVCVPIDDGMDVYSATQWVDICQIAIARALLVPENSLNFRIRRLGGAFGSKISRASQVACACAIAAHFSQRPVRLIMSLEDNMAAIGKRSACVSRYEMEVNERGQVQRLLNKFYQDAGCSLNDPVEKVTFMFYRNCYDTNCWKVVGHSVLTESPGTTYCRGPGTNEGISMAENMMEHIAHRLGLDPLTVRMENLPEDSMMRELLPMFVEDVQYKARRIAISQFNATNRWIKRGIAIVPMRYPQYFMGSLHALVSIYHADGTVAITTGGIDMGQGVNTKVTQVAARALGIPTSMIRVKAMANITSPNAIVSGGSMTSDSACYAVLKACEILRNRIDPVREKHPDDTWEAITQRCHQQHVDLCALYQYKTTEVQHYVVWGLACSELEVDILTGNVQIRRVDILEDVGESISPGIDIGQIEGAFGMGIGLYFTEQLVYNGESGELLTNRSWNYKPPGAKDIPVDFRVKFLQRTHNEKFVLRSKTTGEPALNLTVSLLFALRMALNSARKQAGLSDEWYPIDIPATPEHICLLAGSTIDQFKLI